In Athene noctua chromosome 7, bAthNoc1.hap1.1, whole genome shotgun sequence, the following proteins share a genomic window:
- the BMPR2 gene encoding bone morphogenetic protein receptor type-2 isoform X3, which produces MKGSTCYGLWEKTREGDIHLVKQGCWSHIGDPQECHFEECIVTTTPSLIQNGTYRFCCCSTDLCNVNFTENFPPPDPTDTTPYNSSHSFQRDETIVIALASVSVLAVLIAALFFGYRMLAGDRKQGLHSMNMMEAAASEPSLDLDNLKLLELIGRGRYGAVYKGSLDERPVAVKVFSFANRQNFVNERNIYRIPLMEHDNIARFIVGDERFTADGRMEYLLVMEYYPNGSLCKYLSLHTSDWVSSCRLAHSITRGLAYLHTELPRGDHYKPAISHRDLNSRNVLVKNDGTCVISDFGLSMKLTGNRLVRPGEEDNAAISEVGTIRYMAPEVLEGAVNLRDCESALKQVDMYALGLIYWEIFMRCTDLFPGESVPEYQMAFQTEVGNHPTFEDMQVLVSREKQRPKFPEAWKENSLAVRSLKETIEDCWDQDAEARLTAQCAEERMAELMMIWERNKSVSPTVNPMSTAMQNERNLSHHRRVSKIRPYPDYSSSSYIEDSIHHADSIVKNISSEHSMSTTPLTSGEKNRNSINYERQQAQARIPSPETSVTSLSTNTTTTNTTGLTPSTGMTTISEMPYSDETNLHTTNVMQPGGPTPVCLQLTEEDLETNKLDPKEVDKNLKESSDENLMEHSLKQFSGPDPLSSTSSSLLYPLIKLAVEVTGQQDFTQAGNGQACLIPDVPSAQVYPLPKQQNLPKRPTSLPLNTKNSTKEPRLKFGGKHKSNLKQVETGVAKMNTINAAEPHVVTVTMNGVAGRSHSINSHAGTTQYANGTVPSGQTTSSVAQRAQEMLQNQFSGEDSRLNINSSPDEHEPLLRREQQVGHDEGVLDRLVDRRERPLDNSRTNANNNNSNPCPVQDTATVSIQNVVRNPGQTQTRRAQRPNSLDLSATNSLDSGSMQLGESSQDGKSGSGEKIKKRVKTPYSLKRWRPSTWVISTEPLHCEVNNNGSDRAVHSKSSTAVYLAEGGTATTMVSKDAGVNCL; this is translated from the exons attCTTCTCATTCGTTTCAGCGAGATGAGACTATAGTTATTGCCCTTGCATCTGTGTCTGTACTGGCTGTTTTGATTGCTGCTCTGTTCTTTGGATACAGGATGCTTGCAG GAGACCGTAAACAAGGTTTGCACAGTATGAACATGATGGAGGCAGCAGCATCAGAGCCCTCATTGGATCTGGATAATCTAAAGTTGTTGGAG ttgattgGCCGGGGACGATACGGAGCAGTGTATAAAGGCTCCCTAGATGAACGTCCAGTTGCTgtgaaagtattttcttttgctaATCGTCAGAACTTTGTCAATGAGAGGAACATTTACAGGATTCCACTGATGGAACATGACAACATCGCCCGCTTCATTGTGGGGGATGAGAGATTCACTGCAGATGGCCGTATGGAATATTTATTGGTGATGGAATATTACCCAAAT ggttCTTTGTGCAAATATTTGAGTCTCCACACAAGTGACTGGGTGAGCTCTTGTCGTTTGGCACACTCCATAACTAGGGGCTTGGCGTACCTGCACACGGAGCTACCTCGAGGAG ACCATTACAAACCTGCAATATCCCATCGTGACTTGAACAGTCGCAACGTACTGGTAAAGAATGATGGAACATGTGTAATTAGTGATTTTGGACTCTCCATGAAGTTAACTGGAAACAGACTGGTACGCCCAGGTGAGGAAGATAATGCAGCCATTAGTGAG GTCGGTACGATCCGCTATATGGCCCCAGAAGTGCTTGAAGGAGCAGTGAATTTGAGGGACTGTGAATCTGCTTTGAAACAAGTAGATATGTATGCACTAGGTCTTATCTACTGGGAGATATTTATGAGATGTACAGACCTCTTCCCAG GGGAATCTGTGCCAGAGTACCAGATGGCTTTCCAGACAGAAGTCGGAAACCATCCCACTTTTGAAGATATGCAAGTCTTGGTGTCTAGAGAGAAGCAAAGACCAAAATTCCCAGAAGCATGGAAGGAGAACAGCCTG GCTGTGAGGTCACTTAAAGAAACAATTGAAGACTGTTGGGATCAAGATGCTGAAGCTCGACTGACAGCGCAGTGTGCTGAAGAGAGGATGGCAGAACTCATGATGATTTGGGAGAGAAACAAATCAGTCAGTCCAACAGTCAACCCTATGTCAACTGCCATGCAAAATGAGcg gaatCTGTCGCATCATAGGCGTGTATCAAAGATAAGACCATATCCAGATTACTCTTCCTCTTCCTACATTGAAGATTCAATCCACCACGCTGACAGCATAGTGAAGAACATTTCTTCTGAACATTCAATGTCCACTACACCACTGACTTCTGGGGAGAAGAACAGAAACTCCATTAACTATGAGCGACAGCAAGCGCAAGCTCGCATCCCTAGTCCTGAGACAAGTGTCACCAGTTTGTCCACCAATACTACCACCACCAATACAACTGGTCTCACTCCTAGCACTGGCATGACCACCATATCCGAAATGCCTTATTCGGATGAAACAAACTTACATACTACAAACGTCATGCAGCCAGGTGGGCCCACACCTGTTTGTCTGCAGCTGACAGAGGAGGATTTAGAGACAAATAAATTGGATCCAAAAGAAGTGGATAAGAACCTGAAAGAAAGCTCTGATGAGAATCTGATGGAACATTCACTTAAGCAGTTTAGCGGGCCAGATCCACTCAGCAGCACTAGTTCCAGCTTGCTTTATCCACTGATAAAACTTGCAGTAGAGGTGACAGGACAACAGGACTTCACGCAAGCTGGCAATGGTCAAGCATGTTTGATTCCGGATGTCCCATCTGCTCAGGTCTACCCTCTACCCAAGCAACAGAACCTTCCAAAGAGGCCTACTAGCCTCCCCCTAAACACCAAAAATTCAACGAAGGAGCCACGGTTAAAATTTGGTGGCAAGCACAAATCAAACTTGAAGCAAGTGGAAACAGGTGTTGCCAAGATGAACACTATCAATGCTGCAGAACCTCATGTCGTGACAGTTACCATGAATGGAGTGGCTGGGAGAAGCCATAGCATAAACTCTCACGCTGGCACAACCCAGTATGCCAATGGCACGGTGCCGTCTGGCCAGACAACCAGTTCGGTAGCACAGAGAGCCCAGGAAATGCTCCAGAACCAGTTCAGTGGAGAGGATAGTCGGCTGAATATTAATTCAAGCCCTGATGAGCATGAACCCTTGTTGAGGCGGGAGCAGCAAGTTGGCCATGATGAAGGTGTTCTGGACCGCCTAGTAGACAGGAGAGAGCGACCACTGGATAACAGCCGAACAAATGCcaataacaacaacagtaatCCATGTCCAGTGCAAGACACAGCTACAGTCAGTATCCAGAATGTAGTGAGAAATCCTGGGCAGACCCAGACTAGAAGAGCACAGAGGCCTAATTCGCTGGATCTATCAGCCACAAATAGTTTGGATAGCGGTAGTATGCAGT taggtGAATCCTCACAGGATGGCAAATCGGGCTCAGGAGAAAAGATCAAGAAACGTGTGAAAACTCCGTACTCACTTAAGCGGTGGCGTCCTTCAACGTGGGTCATTTCCACTGAGCCGCTGCACTGCGAGGTCAACAATAATGGCAGTGACCGGGCAGTCCACTCCAAATCCAGCACTGCTGTTTACCTTGCGGAAGGAGGCACTGCCACCACAATGGTATCTAAGGACGCAGGAGTGAACTgcctgtga